The genomic region CGGATATTTCAATCGGTTTTCTGATATCGTGAACCTCGAATCGAATGGCGGAATCCTTCCCGTATTTCCGGGCCGCGTAGTCGACGCGCTTCGGGGAATAGTCGATGCCCCAAACTTCTCCTCCAGGCTGAACCAGACGCTGAAGGATCGCAGAAGTCAAGCCGGGGCCGCAGCCTGCATCCAGGACTCGCATTCCTGGACGGATGCCGCTCCATTTCGCCTGGGTCTCGAAGGTCTTTGAGTCGGTCTTGGTTTCGAGGCGGAAACTCTCCTCGTCGCTCTCCATAAGGTAGCTCGATCCGGTGTTCATGGGGTGCCTCTGAAAGGGTTCTCTCGATGTTTTTTCAGAAATGATCAGGTTCCTTTCGGTTTTCTTTGCATTGCGGTTGGCCGCTGAGGAGCCTGAATCCGGCTGATGGCTTCCATTTGCATGCGATGCAGCCGATCATATCCTGTCCTGATGAATTTTGCCATCGTGAATGGGGCCGAAGCCGGCTGTCCACAAGCGATTGGCAGCGTTTGGCTCGAAGGAGGAATGCGCCCGCTGAGCGGCCGCAGGTCGATGGCCTTGATTGAGGTTGATATATTCCAAGGTGTCTGTCATATTAATAAGCTGGTTTCCGGCAGGAGGAGGTCTCTTCGAATCGCCTTCGATACCGAACGTAAACAGGCTGGGTGCTGGTGCGCGAGGGCCGGAAATGAATGTGCCCTACGGGCAAATTTCGACTCTGAACGGGTCTTCTTGCCGATTTCAGGGTGAATTTTCAGGATTGCGGTTCGCATGCACAGGTCGGTGCACGGTGACCGTTCGATTTTGTTCGCATGGGCAAAAGCCCATTTCCATATCGTCATTGAATGAAGGAGCGGTTTATCGTCATGACTCGCAAGACATTCGAGCAGGGCCCCATTCGGCCGCCGAATGAGGCACGCAGCCTGCTGTTGCGTTTTACGCGGAATTGCCCGTGGAATCAGTGCCGTTTTTGTCCGGTATACAAGAATCGGAAGTTTTCGCTGCGGACGGTCGAGGAAATCAAGCAAGACATCCGCACCGCGCGGGAAATCGCCGACGAGATCAAGGACCTTTCCTGGAAGCTCGGGGAATCCGGCAAGGTCACGGACAAGGTCGTAAGCGACATCTTCAGCGGGGGAGGGTACACTGACGCCTACCACAGCGTGGCAGCCTGGCTGTACTACGGTACGGGCGCCTGTTTTCTTCAGGATGCCGACAATCTGGTCATGCCGACCGAGGATCTGGTAGCCTGTCTGAGTTTTCTGCGGGAGACCTTCCCTGAGATCAAGCGCGTCACGACCTATTCGCGGTCCCGGACGATCGTCCGGAAGAGCCTGGAGGCGATGAAGGCCATCCATGAGGCCGGGCTCGATCGGGTCCACATCGGCCTCGAGAGCGGCTATGATCCCGTTCTCAAGCTCATGAAAAAGGGCGTGACGGCCGCCCAGCACATCCAGGCCGGGAGGCTGGTGGTGGATGCGGGGATGGAGCTTTCCGAATACGTCATGCCAGGGCTGGGGGGGCAGGAGATGTGGCGGGAACACGCGGTCGAGACCGCCAGGGTGCTGAACGCCATCAACCCCCATTTCATCCGGTTGAGAAGTCTCCGCATCCCGAAGCGCGTACCCCTCTATGAACTTCTCGAGAAGGGCGAGTTCATCATGCAGACGGACGACATGCTCGCCGAAGAACTCCGGGTGTTCATCGAGCATCTCGATGGCATTACGAGCACGGTCACGAGCGATCACATCATGAACCTGATGGAGGACATCGAGGGGAAACTTCCGGAGGACAAGGAGAAGATGCTCGAGGCGATCGAGCGCTACCAGGAGCTTCCGGATGAGGACCGGCTGGTCTACCGTGTCGGCAGGCGCGGCGGTGCCTACCGCTCCCCGCTCGATTTGAAACGGGATCCGTCGACTTACCAGAAGATCCAGCGGCTGATCCAGGATGTGGAAGTCAAGGAAGGCCGTGACGGGGTGGAACAGTTCATCAAGGAACTCGCAGACCGTTATGTGTGAGGATGAGAGCCGGGGGCAAATTGTCATTGGGGCCGCCGCTGGCGCGAACCTTCATGTGTGAAGATGAGAGTGGAAATCTTTTTTGAACGGGATAGTTCGGGCCCGGGGAAACGCCTGTGAAATATTTTCCGGTCATGCTTGCCCTCGAAGGCCGCCGTGTGCTGGTCGTCGGGGGCGGGAAGGTTGCCGAAAGAAAGGTTCAGACGCTGCTCGAGTACGGAGGGGTGGTCACGCTTGTCTCAAGGGAGGTGACGCCGGCGCTGCAGGCGCTGGCTGAGAGCGGGCGGATCCGCTACCTTGGGCAGGCCTACGAACCTTCGTGTCTTTCCGGCGCTTTTCTGGCGGTTGCGGCCACGGATGACGCGGAGCTCAATCACGTTGTCAGCGAGGATGCCCAGGCGCGCGGGATTCTCATCAATGCGGTGGATCAGCCGGCCGACTGCACGTTCATCCTTCCCTCCATCATCAAGCGCGGCGATCTCGTCCTGGCCGTTTCGACTTCGGGCCGCAGTCCGGCAACCGCCAAGCGGATCCGCCGCAGGCTCGAAACTCTGTTCGGCCCCGAGTATGCCCTTTTCCTCAGGATGATGGGATGCATCAGGGAGGCCGTCATGGCGCTGGGCCTGACGCAGGAGGAAAACAGCCGGGTTTTCCATGAACTCGCGGGTTCGAAGGCGCTCGAAGCCATCGGCCGGGGGGCGTGGACCGAGGTCGAGGCCATTCTTGCCGGGATTCTGCCCGGAGGGCTCGATCCGCAGGAGATCTGTCGAGCGGCGCAAAAAGGCGCCGAGGCGGAGGAGTAAGCCGCTTGCTCTGGTTTTATCTGGCGCTGATTCTCGAATGGATGGCCACCGCCGGTTTCCTGGCCTACATCATCACGCGGCGGAAAGGATTCTTCCGGTACGGGTACGGCTTCCTGCTGGCCGGGTTCATTGCCCACACGATCTTCCTGGGCTATCGTTATCATCTCCTGGAAGCCGCGCCCGTTTTGAATTTCAAGGCGGCGCTCGGGTTCTTCGCCTGGAGCATCGTCCTGGTTTATCTGATCTTCGAGATCCGATTCAGACTGAAGGTCCTCGGTTCCTTCGTCGCACCTTTCGCCGCCTTCCTGATGGCCTTGTCCTTTACGCTGACCGGAGTCGATGAGCCGGTCAAACCGATCTTCAAGAGCTTGTGGCTGCCGGTGCATGTGGTGACGGTCTTCGCTGGGAACGGCCTCTTTACCATCACTTTCGTGGCCTCCGGGATGTATCTGCTCCAGGAGCGGTTCATCAAGCGGAAACGGCTTGGTGCGCTGTACACCAGGCTGCCGTCCCTGGCCACCCTCGATGCGATCGCTCATCATGCCTTGATCTATGGTTTTTCCTTTATGACCGTCGGGATGATCACGGGCTCCATTTATGCCCAGGTGGCCTTGGGGAGCTACTGGCAGTGGGATCCCAAGGAGGTCTGGTCGTTGATTACCTGGCTCCTTTACGCCGTGTTGCTGCACCAGCGGCTGACCGTTGGATGGCGCGGCCGGCGCGCGGCGATTATGGCGATGGTCTGTTTCGCGATGCTGATCTTTACATTTGCAGGGGCGAGTTTCTGGCTCGGCGGATACCACAGCTTCGAGAATCTCGGCGCCCGGAATGGATTGTGATGAAGATCATCAGCATCGGAATGAACCATGAGACCGCTCCTGTGGAACTGCGGGAATGCCTGGCGGGTGAGGCGGACAGCGCGGGGCAGGCGCTGAGGGCCATGCGCGGGATCGGCTCACTTCAGGAAAGCTTCTTCCTTTCGACCTGCAACCGGGTGGAGGCCCTGTTCACGACGGAGAATCCCGGGCCGGCGGCCGAAGCGGTCGTGGAGTTTCTGGCCCGCATGGGGCGGGTCGAAGAAGGGATCCTGCGAGCCCATCTTTATGTGCTCGAGGACAGGGAGGCTGTCGGGCATGTGTTCAGCGTCGCCTCGAGCCTCGACTCCATGGTCGTGGGCGAGCCGCAGATCCTGGGCCAGATCAAGGAGGCCTACTTCCTGGCGACCCGCGAGAAGTCCTCAGGGGTGATCCTGAACCGGTTGATGCACCGCGCTTTCCATGTCGCCAAACGCGTCCGGACCGAGACGGGCATCTGCGAGGCGGCTGTCTCCATCAGCTACGCCGCGGTGGAACTGGCGAAGAAGATCTTCCACGAACTGGAGGGGAAAAAGGTTCTGCTCATCGGGGCGGGCGAGATGGCGGAACTGGCCGCCAAGCACCTTTACCGCCAGGGGGCGCAGGAGATCTTCGTGGCCAACCGGACCCTCGAGCGCGCGCAGCAGGTTGCCGCGCCGTTGGGGGCGAAGGCGGTCACGCTCGAGGAGATCGATGCGCGGCTCCAGGATGTCGATATCGTCGTGGCATCGACCGCCGCCGCCGGCTATGTCATCACCCATGCGCAGGTGAAGGCCTGCCTCAAGAAACGGCGAAACCGTCCGCTTTTCTTCATCGACATTGCGGTTCCGCGGGACGTCGAGCCGCGGGTCAACACGCTCGACAACGTTTACGTGTACGATATCGACGATCTGAAAGGGGTGATTCAGTTCAACCTGGCCCAAAGGCGCCAGGAAGCGCTCAAGGCCAGGGCGATCGTCGAGGAGGAGGTGTGCAAGTTCGAGAAGTGGTTGAAGACCCTTTCCGTGGTCCCTACGATCGTGTCCCTGCAGCGCAAGGCCGAAACGATCATACAGACCGAACTCAGGAAGAGCCATTCGGCGCTCGAGCATCTGCCTGAATGGCAGCAGGAGGCTGTTGCAACGCTTGCCCGTTCGATTGCGGAGAAACTGCTGAACGATCCCATCCTCTTCCTGAAAGGGCGGGCGGACCGCAAGACGGTCAACGATTACCTGGATGTGACTCGCAGGCTGTTCAACCTGGATGATGAGCGCCGGGAATTCTCGGCGCACAGTGCAGACAAAGGAGACGATGATGGACCTGAGCGCGATGATTCAAACGCTTAAACGGCACCCTCGATTCGATGCGATGGGCATGATTGCAAGCCACCTGGGGATCGTCAGAGGCCACTCCTTGAAAGGGGGGCAGGTCTC from Desulfatiglans anilini DSM 4660 harbors:
- the hemA gene encoding glutamyl-tRNA reductase, with amino-acid sequence MKIISIGMNHETAPVELRECLAGEADSAGQALRAMRGIGSLQESFFLSTCNRVEALFTTENPGPAAEAVVEFLARMGRVEEGILRAHLYVLEDREAVGHVFSVASSLDSMVVGEPQILGQIKEAYFLATREKSSGVILNRLMHRAFHVAKRVRTETGICEAAVSISYAAVELAKKIFHELEGKKVLLIGAGEMAELAAKHLYRQGAQEIFVANRTLERAQQVAAPLGAKAVTLEEIDARLQDVDIVVASTAAAGYVITHAQVKACLKKRRNRPLFFIDIAVPRDVEPRVNTLDNVYVYDIDDLKGVIQFNLAQRRQEALKARAIVEEEVCKFEKWLKTLSVVPTIVSLQRKAETIIQTELRKSHSALEHLPEWQQEAVATLARSIAEKLLNDPILFLKGRADRKTVNDYLDVTRRLFNLDDERREFSAHSADKGDDDGPERDDSNA
- a CDS encoding radical SAM protein, which codes for MTRKTFEQGPIRPPNEARSLLLRFTRNCPWNQCRFCPVYKNRKFSLRTVEEIKQDIRTAREIADEIKDLSWKLGESGKVTDKVVSDIFSGGGYTDAYHSVAAWLYYGTGACFLQDADNLVMPTEDLVACLSFLRETFPEIKRVTTYSRSRTIVRKSLEAMKAIHEAGLDRVHIGLESGYDPVLKLMKKGVTAAQHIQAGRLVVDAGMELSEYVMPGLGGQEMWREHAVETARVLNAINPHFIRLRSLRIPKRVPLYELLEKGEFIMQTDDMLAEELRVFIEHLDGITSTVTSDHIMNLMEDIEGKLPEDKEKMLEAIERYQELPDEDRLVYRVGRRGGAYRSPLDLKRDPSTYQKIQRLIQDVEVKEGRDGVEQFIKELADRYV
- a CDS encoding precorrin-2 dehydrogenase/sirohydrochlorin ferrochelatase family protein, with translation MKYFPVMLALEGRRVLVVGGGKVAERKVQTLLEYGGVVTLVSREVTPALQALAESGRIRYLGQAYEPSCLSGAFLAVAATDDAELNHVVSEDAQARGILINAVDQPADCTFILPSIIKRGDLVLAVSTSGRSPATAKRIRRRLETLFGPEYALFLRMMGCIREAVMALGLTQEENSRVFHELAGSKALEAIGRGAWTEVEAILAGILPGGLDPQEICRAAQKGAEAEE
- the ccsB gene encoding c-type cytochrome biogenesis protein CcsB, producing MLWFYLALILEWMATAGFLAYIITRRKGFFRYGYGFLLAGFIAHTIFLGYRYHLLEAAPVLNFKAALGFFAWSIVLVYLIFEIRFRLKVLGSFVAPFAAFLMALSFTLTGVDEPVKPIFKSLWLPVHVVTVFAGNGLFTITFVASGMYLLQERFIKRKRLGALYTRLPSLATLDAIAHHALIYGFSFMTVGMITGSIYAQVALGSYWQWDPKEVWSLITWLLYAVLLHQRLTVGWRGRRAAIMAMVCFAMLIFTFAGASFWLGGYHSFENLGARNGL